In Takifugu flavidus isolate HTHZ2018 chromosome 13, ASM371156v2, whole genome shotgun sequence, the following are encoded in one genomic region:
- the snx33 gene encoding sorting nexin-33, with translation MAVKAKALYTFLSENKEEISIQENEELVIFDENSVGGWYEGENSRGERGLFPASYVEIIRTRSDSNVTDCSISPAGSLGNDTSYFPSANTTLYSQQSYYEEDDDDWDDWDDQSTVVGEGDHNRSPGANGHAHPSPPPNNPNVHYRSKPPMERQDSMSSSRKGSMVGRNLNRFSSFVRSGVEAFVLGDVPMMAKIAESYTIEMGPLGAQWMESPQPFSCSIEDPTKQTKFKGIKTYISYRVTPSHTGSPVYRRYKHFDWLYNRLLHKFTVISVPHLPEKQATGRFEEDFIEKRKRRLILWMNHMTSHPVLSQYEGFEHFLMCADDKQWKLGKRRAEKDEMVGAHFMLTLQIPTEHQDLQDVEERVDSFKSFAKKMDDSVMQLTHVASELVRKHLGGFRKEFQRLGNSFQSISQAFMLDPPYSSEALNNAISHTGRTYENIGELFAEQPKYDLFQMLDKLSLYQGLLANFPDIIHLQKGAFAKVKESQRMSDEGKMDQSEADGIRKRCRTVGFALQAEMSHFHQRREVDFKDMMQAYLREQIAFYQRVVQQLERTLRMYECL, from the exons ATGGCAGTGAAAGCCAAAGCACTCTACACTTTTCTGAGTGAAAACAAGGAGGAGATCAGCATTCAGGAGAACGAGGAGCTGGTTATCTTCGATGAGAACTCTGTGGGCGGCTGGTATGAGGGGGAGAACAGCCGAGGAGAGCGGGGTCTCTTCCCCGCGTCCTACGTGGAAATCATCCGCACTCGTTCAGACTCTAATGTGACCGACTGTTCCATAAGTCCTGCTGGATCTTTGGGAAACGACACCTCCTATTTCCCATCGGCAAACACCACTCTGTATTCGCAGCAGAGTTACTACGAAGAGGACGACGACGACTGGGATGACTGGGACGACCAATCAACGGTGGTGGGCGAAGGTGACCACAACAGGAGCCCCGGGGCCAATGGACATGCCCACCCGAGCCCGCCGCCCAACAACCCCAACGTACATTACAGGTCCAAACCACCCATGGAGAGACAGGACAGCATGTCCAGCTCCAGGAAGGGCAGCATGGTGGGCAGGAACCTGAACAGGTTCTCCAGCTTCGTCCGCTCGGGGGTGGAAGCGTTTGTGCTAGGAGACGTTCCCATGATGGCAAAAATAGCCGAGTCGTACACTATCGAGATGGGTCCCCTGGGGGCTCAGTGGATGGAGAGCCCGCAGCCTTTCTCCTGCTCCATCGAAGATCCCACAAAACAGACAAAGTTCAAGGGCATCAAGACGTACATTTCGTACCGCGTCACGCCGAGTCACACGGGAAGTCCTGTGTACAGGCGTTACAAACACTTTGACTGGCTGTACAACCGCCTGCTGCATAAGTTTACTGTGATATCTGTGCCCCACCTGCCTGAGAAACAGGCGACGGGGCGCTTCGAGGAGGACTTCATTGAGAAGCGCAAGAGGCGACTGATACTGTGGATGAACCACATGACCAGTCACCCGGTCCTCTCCCAGTACGAAGGCTTCGAGCACTTTCTGATGTGTGCCGACGACAAACAGTGGAAGCTGGGCAAGCGGCGGGCGGAGAAGGACGAGATGGTGGGGGCCCACTTCATGCTGACCCTTCAGATCCCCACCGAGcaccaggacctgcaggacgtGGAGGAGCGCGTCGACTCCTTCAAGTCCTTTGCCAAAAAGATGGACGACAGCGTGATGCAGCTGACGCACGTCGCCTCCGAGCTGGTGCGTAAACACCTGGGTGGCTTCAGGAAGGAGTTCCAGCGGCTGGGAAATTCCTTCCAGTCCATCAGCCAGGCCTTCATGCTGGACCCCCCTTACAGCTCGGAGGCCCTGAACAACGCCATCTCCCACACGGGCCGCACGTACGAGAACATCGGAGAGCTGTTTGCAGAGCAGCCCAAGTACGACCTCTTCCAGATGCTGGACAAGCTGTCCCTCTACCAAGGACTGCTCGCCAACTTCCCTGATATCATTCATCTCCAGAAAG GGGCCTTCGCCAAGGTGAAGGAGAGCCAGCGCATGAGCGACGAGGGGAAGATGGACCAGAGCGAGGCCGACGGCATCAGGAAGCGCTGCCGGACGGTTGGGTTCGCCCTGCAGGCGGAGATGAGCCACTTCCACCAGCGCCGGGAGGTGGACTTTAAGGACATGATGCAGGCCTACCTCAGGGAGCAGATCGCCTTCTACCAGCGGgtggtgcagcagctggagcgcACGCTGCGCATGTACGAGTGCCTGTGA